In the Mauremys reevesii isolate NIE-2019 unplaced genomic scaffold, ASM1616193v1 Contig17, whole genome shotgun sequence genome, one interval contains:
- the LOC120393247 gene encoding maestro heat-like repeat-containing protein family member 2B — protein MNLGSAEEELRCLRDELTTAPDPEALFQASSKMARVVSEYFSPEQATDFIEATVEGMLSASPSCAMAAGLWIKIILKECGDAMLGQVPAILNIIYSHVPTIQEGSLRQFLLEAVSILAHHHLEAVISSLLRKRLPMDRQHVPSLRWCQHCSQAKLCGSCSQSCFLFSCSRSAEP, from the exons atgaacctggggtcagcggaggaggagctgagatgtctccgtgACGAACTAACAACAGCTCCAGACCCTGAGGCTTtgtttcaggcatcttccaaaatggccagg gttgttagtgagtacttttccccagaacaggccacagactttattgaggccacagtggaaggtatgctgtctgccagcccctcctgtgccatgGCAGCTGGACTGTGGATAAAGATCATCCTAAAGGAGTGTGGAGATGCCATGCTGGGCCAG gtgccagctatcctgaatataatatatagccacgtgcctactatccaggagggcagcttgaggcaattcctgctggaggcagtgtctattctagctcaccatcacctagagGCAGTGATCTCCAGCCTCCTAAGAAAACGTCTGCCGATGGACAG gcaacatgtgccatcTCTGAGGTGGTGTCAGCACTGCAGTCAAGCGAAGCTGTgcgggagctgctcccagagctgtttcctattctcctgcagcaggtcagccgaaccttag